TGCCCAGAACGTTACGAAGATGTTGACGTCGATTCCATTGGCAACCGCACCGGATGTTATGACACCTGCGGCCGCTATCTTATCTATTGTTCCGGAGGCCAGAACAATCGACATTGTCTTGGACATATCTATCAAATAAAGAATTGCACATAATTAGATAAATTTTTCTATTTAGTCATAAAATGAAATAAAGGATTATATGATAACTGATATCGACGATATATGACACAATAACATAGATTACATCGTATATCGCTACTTAT
The genomic region above belongs to Thermoplasma sp. Kam2015 and contains:
- a CDS encoding DsrE/DsrF/DrsH-like family protein, with the protein product MSKTMSIVLASGTIDKIAAAGVITSGAVANGIDVNIFVTFWA